A genomic segment from uncultured Marinifilum sp. encodes:
- a CDS encoding TonB-dependent receptor encodes MTRYVLFILLMLNGHVSFNQLIKVIDSESKTPIENIYVFDSHNSTLTNKEGNADISNFSRTETIYLQHPSYRNMQINYQLIVEKSYTIELQSSIFPIGEVVISANKWEQNSSEIPLKILRIKEEEIKHSTAQTTADLLKSSKQVYIQKSQLGGGSPMIRGFSANRVLLVLDGIRLNNAIYRSGNLQNVIGIDPNSLESAEVILGPGSIIYGSDAIGGVMDFHTLQPKYSTSEIANINFTYKTRYSSANNEIMNHANYNFGKEKLSFAGSISYSDFGDQKMGNHGPDDYLRNEYVIRKNGLDQIIGNSDAENQVQTGYNQFNTVQKVRYKASSNLELLYGFHYTTSSNIPRYDRLTQYKDENLKYAEWYYGPQKLQLHNLQINSSKKNKFYDSFKINTAYQNYEESRHDRKFGSNSKRNRSEKLDIYSFNVDAEKKITSKTHFFYGSEWTHNKLNSEGYSNDITTKESEEIASRYPNNSKYSSLAFYSNLKWKLNEKWTLNTGIRYSHIWINSQLDNRFYDFPFEKLDLSTGSLNGGIGIAHQSESGWGLKINATSGFRAPNIDDIGKVFDSEPGKVVVPNKNLKPEYIYNFEFNISKNFAQILFTEFNVFYSFLDQAMVRGNYSFNDNNTIIYDGVESEVQAIVNADNAKIWGFNLNTILKINNHFSANGNINLTYGEYKDGSPVRHVPPLFSTLDLKYKSKQLSCKLELEYNGEISYKNLANTEKDKAYIYAKDKNGNPYSPNWLILNWENSYKLNNKLNLNFSVENIFNKRYRPYSSGISAMGRNFVLGFSYSL; translated from the coding sequence ATGACTCGCTACGTTCTCTTTATTCTTTTAATGCTTAACGGACATGTTAGCTTTAATCAGCTTATAAAAGTTATTGATTCTGAAAGCAAAACACCTATCGAAAACATTTATGTATTTGATTCACATAATTCTACTCTTACAAATAAAGAAGGGAATGCTGATATCTCCAACTTTTCGAGAACGGAAACGATCTACCTGCAACATCCCTCCTATCGCAATATGCAAATCAATTACCAACTAATAGTAGAAAAATCTTATACAATTGAATTACAATCGAGTATTTTTCCCATAGGCGAAGTTGTAATTTCGGCCAATAAATGGGAACAAAATTCATCTGAAATTCCATTAAAAATTCTTCGAATTAAAGAAGAAGAAATAAAACACAGTACCGCACAAACCACTGCCGACTTACTAAAATCATCAAAACAGGTTTACATACAAAAAAGTCAGTTAGGAGGAGGAAGCCCAATGATTAGAGGATTTTCGGCCAACCGTGTTTTACTGGTACTCGATGGCATTCGCTTAAATAATGCAATTTACCGAAGTGGAAACCTACAAAATGTAATTGGCATAGACCCTAACAGTTTAGAATCTGCAGAAGTAATTCTAGGACCAGGTTCAATTATATATGGAAGCGATGCCATAGGAGGGGTAATGGATTTTCATACCCTTCAACCAAAGTATTCAACCTCAGAAATCGCAAACATCAATTTCACTTATAAAACTCGTTATTCGTCGGCAAATAATGAAATTATGAATCATGCTAATTATAACTTTGGAAAAGAAAAACTAAGCTTTGCAGGTAGTATTTCCTATAGTGATTTTGGGGATCAAAAAATGGGAAATCATGGCCCTGATGATTATTTACGGAACGAATATGTAATTAGAAAAAATGGACTTGACCAAATCATTGGCAATTCTGATGCTGAAAACCAAGTACAAACAGGATATAATCAGTTTAATACAGTTCAGAAAGTTCGATATAAAGCATCATCAAATCTCGAATTGCTTTACGGATTTCATTATACCACAAGTTCTAATATTCCACGCTACGATCGATTAACTCAATATAAAGATGAGAATTTAAAATATGCCGAATGGTACTATGGTCCACAGAAGCTACAATTACACAACTTACAGATTAATAGCAGTAAGAAAAATAAGTTCTACGATTCGTTTAAGATAAATACGGCATATCAAAACTATGAAGAAAGCCGACATGATAGAAAATTCGGCTCCAATTCTAAAAGAAACCGATCTGAGAAACTAGATATCTACTCATTTAATGTGGATGCTGAAAAGAAAATAACAAGTAAAACTCACTTTTTTTATGGCTCGGAATGGACACACAACAAACTAAATTCAGAAGGCTATTCTAATGATATCACAACAAAAGAAAGTGAAGAAATTGCAAGTCGCTACCCTAATAATTCTAAGTACTCCAGCCTTGCTTTTTATAGCAATTTAAAATGGAAGTTGAACGAAAAATGGACACTGAATACTGGAATTCGCTATTCGCACATTTGGATTAATTCGCAATTGGATAATCGTTTTTATGATTTTCCGTTCGAAAAGCTCGATTTGTCGACTGGTTCACTAAACGGAGGAATTGGAATTGCTCATCAATCTGAATCGGGATGGGGATTAAAAATAAATGCTACTTCGGGTTTTAGAGCACCTAATATTGACGATATAGGAAAAGTATTCGACTCGGAACCCGGAAAAGTTGTGGTTCCCAACAAAAATCTCAAACCTGAATATATTTACAACTTCGAATTTAATATCAGTAAAAATTTTGCTCAGATTCTGTTTACTGAATTCAATGTTTTTTATTCATTTTTAGATCAGGCAATGGTTCGTGGTAATTATTCTTTTAATGATAATAATACTATAATTTACGATGGAGTAGAAAGCGAAGTGCAAGCTATTGTAAATGCAGACAATGCTAAAATTTGGGGGTTTAATCTGAATACAATTCTAAAAATAAACAATCATTTTTCGGCAAATGGAAATATTAACCTTACCTATGGTGAGTATAAAGATGGTAGTCCGGTTAGGCATGTTCCTCCCCTATTTAGTACTTTAGATTTAAAGTATAAATCGAAACAATTAAGTTGTAAGCTAGAGCTAGAATACAATGGAGAAATTAGCTATAAAAATTTAGCAAATACAGAAAAAGACAAAGCATATATTTATGCAAAAGATAAAAATGGCAATCCGTACTCTCCAAATTGGTTAATTCTAAACTGGGAAAACTCCTATAAATTAAACAATAAGCTTAATCTTAATTTCTCTGTCGAGAATATTTTTAACAAGCGCTACAGACCTTATTCATCAGGAATAAGTGCAATGGGTAGAAATTTTGTTTTGGGGTTTTCTTATTCGCTATAA
- a CDS encoding Zn-dependent hydrolase — translation MIRNSIFLFGLIISVVLAVSCQPDKKVEQKKTSDSVMQRKLANYSKVKLSANLNSLSAKQIKVFSNLIKAANAIDNVYWMQAYGNKDSLLNKISNEDMKEYAMINYGPWDRLDGFTSFTDDFPPRPLGIGFFPSNLNQEEFFNLNDDNKYNPFTIIKRDNSGNLKVIPYRDAFKAELNNAANYLNKAAELSESNEFKVYLQQRAKDLQSDNFEKSDCLWLKLNENSLDFIAGPIVNSEDHLLWTKYSYGAFIILKNNEWTEKTEKYASLLPFLQKILPVEDKFKSESNISTANIVIYDVLYNSGYCNAGNKLIGLKLPIGNDQIKCGTRKLHFKNVMQAKFDKILLPISKLVIDEKQKRNVNFNSFFLNTIFYELSNELGISNTINGKGKVKDALKEHYNVINELKNDVLRMYLLNQVHEMRQLENIDMLENYVTYMADVFRSIRFGVTDSQGVANMIRFYYFEEHEAFKYNSKTGTYKINDYKMKKAIESLTKLVLEIQGNGDYAAADRLVKDKGFIRNELLQDLYRIQRARIPKDLIYDQGEKAIVSEN, via the coding sequence ATGATACGAAATTCCATTTTTCTATTTGGACTAATTATTTCGGTCGTGCTAGCAGTATCCTGCCAGCCAGATAAAAAGGTAGAACAGAAAAAAACATCCGATTCTGTAATGCAGCGAAAATTAGCCAACTATTCAAAAGTAAAACTATCAGCCAATCTTAACTCTCTATCTGCTAAGCAAATTAAAGTATTTTCTAATCTTATAAAAGCTGCAAACGCTATTGATAATGTTTACTGGATGCAAGCATACGGTAATAAAGATTCACTATTAAATAAGATTAGCAATGAGGATATGAAAGAATATGCCATGATTAATTATGGGCCTTGGGATCGTTTGGATGGCTTCACATCTTTTACTGATGACTTTCCGCCCCGACCATTGGGAATTGGATTTTTTCCCTCTAATTTAAATCAGGAAGAGTTTTTTAATCTAAATGACGACAATAAATACAATCCGTTTACAATTATTAAACGTGATAATAGTGGCAATTTAAAGGTAATTCCCTATCGTGATGCTTTTAAAGCCGAATTAAACAATGCTGCAAACTACTTAAATAAAGCTGCCGAGCTAAGCGAGTCTAATGAGTTTAAAGTTTATTTGCAACAAAGAGCTAAAGATTTACAATCTGATAATTTTGAAAAAAGCGACTGCTTATGGTTAAAATTAAATGAAAATTCTCTGGACTTTATTGCCGGACCTATTGTAAATAGTGAAGATCATTTACTTTGGACAAAATATTCCTATGGTGCATTTATTATCCTAAAAAATAACGAATGGACAGAAAAGACAGAAAAATATGCTTCTTTACTTCCCTTCTTACAAAAAATTTTACCTGTTGAGGATAAATTTAAATCTGAATCAAATATCAGTACAGCTAATATTGTAATATACGATGTACTTTACAATTCGGGTTATTGTAATGCAGGAAACAAATTAATTGGACTTAAGCTTCCAATTGGCAACGATCAAATAAAATGTGGTACCAGAAAACTACATTTTAAGAATGTAATGCAGGCAAAATTCGACAAAATTCTTTTGCCTATCAGTAAATTAGTTATTGATGAAAAGCAAAAAAGAAATGTAAACTTTAATTCTTTCTTTTTAAATACAATTTTTTATGAACTAAGTAATGAACTTGGAATTTCAAACACCATTAACGGCAAGGGAAAGGTAAAAGATGCACTAAAAGAACATTACAACGTAATTAATGAATTAAAAAATGATGTTTTAAGAATGTATTTGCTAAATCAGGTACATGAAATGAGACAGCTCGAAAATATCGACATGCTCGAAAATTACGTAACCTATATGGCCGATGTTTTTAGATCGATACGCTTTGGAGTTACCGATTCTCAGGGTGTTGCAAATATGATTCGCTTTTACTATTTCGAAGAACACGAAGCCTTTAAGTATAATTCAAAAACCGGCACCTATAAAATAAACGATTATAAAATGAAAAAAGCCATTGAGTCTCTTACTAAGCTAGTATTAGAAATTCAAGGAAATGGAGATTATGCTGCCGCCGATCGATTGGTAAAAGACAAAGGTTTTATTCGAAATGAATTGCTTCAGGATTTATACCGAATTCAAAGAGCTAGAATACCAAAAGATTTAATTTATGATCAGGGCGAAAAAGCTATTGTATCAGAAAATTAA
- a CDS encoding NUDIX hydrolase: MYTYKYPRPALTVDCAIFCQSLGVLYVLLIQRGNDPYKEMWAFPGGFVDMDEDLQTAAFRELKEETGFDGISLSQFKTYGAVDRDPRGRTVSVVYIAQIKASELPVVKGEDDALKAQWIRVDSLPKLAFDHEQIMQDLKEHLGIL; encoded by the coding sequence ATGTATACTTATAAATATCCAAGACCTGCATTAACTGTTGATTGTGCAATATTTTGCCAAAGCTTGGGAGTATTGTATGTTTTATTGATTCAGAGAGGAAATGATCCTTACAAAGAAATGTGGGCTTTTCCTGGAGGATTTGTTGATATGGATGAGGATTTGCAAACAGCAGCTTTTCGTGAATTAAAGGAGGAGACTGGTTTCGATGGAATTTCCTTAAGCCAATTTAAAACTTACGGAGCAGTAGATCGTGATCCTCGTGGCAGAACAGTTTCGGTAGTTTATATTGCTCAGATTAAAGCCTCGGAATTGCCCGTGGTAAAGGGAGAAGATGACGCATTAAAAGCTCAATGGATAAGAGTAGATAGTTTACCTAAGCTTGCCTTCGATCACGAACAAATTATGCAGGATTTAAAAGAGCATTTAGGCATTCTCTAA
- a CDS encoding HDIG domain-containing metalloprotein produces the protein MLAGQSLLVISCIVLLFLYLRNFRRKILHDNKKLLFLFLLVLMFVAITTLVLKFPKINIYIVPFALITIVVRTLMDSRTALFVFIVTVLITGFLAPNGFEFVFLQMSAGIMAIYSLPRLERRGQLVLTGIITFITYSIVYFAFAITQISHISEINLLNFMWFAINGLLLTFSYSLIYIFEKLFGFLSDVTLIELSNQNHPLLRELTKQSPGTFQHSLQVANLAEAAINHIGGNPLLVRTGALYHDIGKMKHPIYFIENQLSNSNPHDSLEFDKSAQIITDHVKYGVKIAKKYKLPQKIIDFIETHHGSGKVMYFYTSFKNKYPDKEIDEEKFKYPGPDPFSKETAVLMMADGIEAASRSLKVKSPESIRELIDNIIDKQVREHRFANADITFKNINEIKDIFTNALINVYHARIEYPEENKKKN, from the coding sequence ATTCTGGCAGGACAAAGCCTTTTGGTAATTTCCTGCATTGTTTTGTTATTTTTATATTTAAGAAACTTCAGACGAAAAATACTGCACGACAATAAAAAACTCCTCTTTCTTTTTTTATTGGTTTTAATGTTTGTTGCCATTACTACTCTGGTTTTAAAGTTCCCCAAAATTAATATTTACATTGTTCCGTTTGCATTAATAACTATTGTGGTTCGAACACTTATGGACAGCCGTACGGCTTTGTTTGTATTTATTGTTACAGTATTAATAACCGGGTTTCTAGCCCCCAATGGTTTCGAGTTTGTATTTTTACAAATGTCGGCAGGTATTATGGCAATTTATAGTTTACCCCGCTTAGAGCGACGAGGTCAGCTAGTACTAACAGGTATTATTACCTTTATTACTTATAGTATTGTATATTTTGCTTTCGCGATAACTCAAATAAGCCATATTAGTGAAATTAATTTACTTAATTTTATGTGGTTTGCCATTAACGGACTGCTACTTACATTTTCGTACTCGTTAATTTACATTTTCGAAAAATTGTTTGGTTTTCTTTCTGATGTTACTCTTATAGAGTTATCAAATCAAAATCATCCTCTTTTAAGAGAGCTTACAAAACAATCGCCCGGAACTTTTCAACACTCTTTACAGGTTGCGAATTTAGCCGAAGCAGCTATTAATCATATTGGCGGAAATCCTTTATTGGTAAGAACAGGTGCTTTGTATCACGACATTGGCAAAATGAAACATCCTATTTATTTTATTGAGAATCAACTTTCAAACTCAAATCCACACGATAGTTTAGAATTCGATAAAAGTGCTCAGATTATAACCGATCATGTAAAATATGGTGTAAAAATTGCAAAAAAATATAAACTCCCTCAAAAAATAATCGACTTTATTGAAACCCATCACGGTTCAGGAAAAGTAATGTATTTTTATACTTCCTTTAAAAATAAATATCCGGATAAGGAAATTGATGAAGAAAAATTTAAATATCCAGGTCCAGACCCTTTTAGCAAAGAAACTGCTGTATTAATGATGGCTGATGGAATTGAAGCTGCTTCGAGAAGTTTAAAAGTAAAATCGCCAGAAAGTATTCGGGAATTAATTGATAATATTATCGATAAGCAAGTACGCGAACATCGCTTTGCAAATGCTGATATTACATTTAAAAATATAAATGAAATTAAAGATATATTTACCAATGCATTAATTAATGTTTACCATGCAAGAATAGAATATCCAGAAGAAAATAAGAAGAAAAATTAA
- a CDS encoding WbqC family protein: MENTQALLASSYFAPIQYYCKLIQYNKVLIEQWENYSKQSYRNRCNIYGANGILALSVPVIKASNRKIFTKDVKISYDTNWQKLHLKGIEAAYKSSPFYEYYIDDLERFFTQKWEYLLEFNMEIQAEICSLLEIEANIELTTDFIQNETNNIIDYRDSIHPKISKNKADSTFNAKPYTQVFGDKYGFQSNLSILDVLFNLGPDGLSYLESCLENA; this comes from the coding sequence ATGGAAAATACTCAGGCATTACTGGCAAGCTCATATTTTGCTCCAATACAATATTATTGTAAGTTAATTCAATACAATAAAGTACTAATTGAACAGTGGGAAAATTACTCGAAACAATCGTACCGCAACAGATGTAATATTTATGGTGCCAATGGAATATTGGCTTTATCGGTACCAGTAATTAAGGCTAGCAATAGAAAAATTTTCACCAAAGATGTTAAAATTTCTTACGATACAAACTGGCAAAAACTACATTTAAAAGGAATCGAAGCAGCCTATAAATCATCACCATTCTACGAATACTATATCGACGATTTGGAACGTTTCTTTACTCAAAAATGGGAGTACCTTCTTGAGTTTAATATGGAAATACAAGCTGAAATATGTTCGTTATTGGAAATTGAGGCTAATATTGAATTAACTACTGATTTTATTCAAAATGAAACCAATAATATAATCGATTACAGAGATAGTATTCATCCTAAGATATCTAAAAACAAAGCAGATTCAACTTTCAATGCAAAACCTTACACTCAGGTATTTGGAGACAAGTATGGATTTCAGTCAAACCTGAGTATTTTAGATGTACTATTTAACTTAGGTCCGGATGGATTAAGCTATCTGGAATCCTGTTTAGAGAATGCCTAA
- the infC gene encoding translation initiation factor IF-3, giving the protein MAGFHQRNRGPRKPQEAQHKINKLIRARSVRVVGDNVEPGVYSISEALKFAEEQELDLVEISPKADPPVCKIIDYKKFLYQQKKKQKEMKAKAVKVVVKEIRFGPNTDEHDYNFKLKHAEKFLNEGAKVKAYVFFKGRSILFKDKGEILLLKFAQDLEELGKVEQLPRLEGKRMTMFITPKKK; this is encoded by the coding sequence ATAGCTGGATTTCATCAAAGAAACAGAGGACCAAGAAAACCTCAAGAGGCTCAACATAAGATAAATAAGTTAATTAGAGCCCGAAGTGTTCGCGTTGTTGGAGACAATGTAGAACCAGGTGTGTATTCAATTTCGGAAGCATTAAAATTTGCTGAAGAACAAGAATTAGATTTAGTTGAAATTTCACCAAAAGCCGATCCACCAGTTTGTAAGATCATCGATTACAAAAAGTTTCTTTATCAACAAAAAAAGAAACAAAAGGAAATGAAGGCTAAAGCCGTTAAGGTTGTTGTGAAAGAAATTCGTTTCGGTCCAAACACCGACGAACATGACTACAACTTTAAACTTAAGCATGCTGAGAAATTTCTTAACGAAGGCGCAAAAGTGAAAGCTTATGTTTTCTTTAAAGGACGTTCGATACTTTTTAAAGACAAAGGAGAAATTCTATTGTTAAAATTTGCTCAGGATTTAGAAGAGCTTGGAAAAGTAGAGCAACTTCCTAGATTGGAAGGAAAACGTATGACCATGTTCATAACACCAAAGAAAAAGTAA
- the rplT gene encoding 50S ribosomal protein L20 has product MPRSVNSVASRARRKRILKETKGNFGARANVWTVAKNTYEKGLQYAYRDRKKKKGNFRALWIQRINAAARLEGLSYSQLIGLMHKANIEINRKVLADLAVNHPEAFKAVVGKAQTAK; this is encoded by the coding sequence ATGCCAAGATCAGTAAATTCTGTAGCTTCAAGAGCTAGAAGAAAAAGAATTTTGAAAGAAACCAAAGGTAACTTTGGTGCAAGAGCAAATGTTTGGACCGTAGCTAAAAATACCTACGAAAAAGGTTTGCAATACGCATATCGCGACAGAAAAAAGAAAAAAGGAAATTTCCGTGCATTGTGGATTCAGCGTATTAACGCAGCAGCTAGACTAGAAGGTCTATCTTATTCACAATTAATCGGTTTGATGCACAAAGCTAATATCGAAATTAACCGTAAGGTTTTGGCTGATTTAGCAGTAAATCATCCAGAAGCATTTAAAGCTGTTGTAGGAAAAGCACAAACAGCTAAATAA
- the dapB gene encoding 4-hydroxy-tetrahydrodipicolinate reductase, whose amino-acid sequence MKIALIGYGKMGKEIEQIAISRGHKVELIIDQDNQNDLCAENLKNIDVAIEFTNPNSAFHNYTECFKANIPVVSGTTGWLDKMPEIEKFCKEGKGFFYASNFSLGVNLFFELNKKLSRLMAPFKEYNVDMEEIHHTHKLDSPSGTAITLAEGIIENHPEKEKWIEATSMKKDEVSILAKRHGAVPGTHAVTWHSEVDEVTIQHQAYSRKGFALGAVLAAEFMPKKEGFYGMNDLLQL is encoded by the coding sequence ATGAAAATTGCATTAATAGGCTATGGAAAAATGGGCAAGGAAATTGAACAAATTGCCATTAGCCGCGGACATAAAGTAGAATTAATTATTGATCAGGACAATCAAAATGATCTTTGTGCTGAGAATCTTAAAAATATTGATGTTGCAATCGAATTTACAAATCCTAATTCTGCATTCCACAATTATACAGAATGCTTTAAGGCTAATATTCCTGTTGTTTCGGGAACTACCGGATGGTTGGATAAAATGCCTGAAATAGAGAAATTTTGTAAAGAAGGAAAAGGCTTTTTCTATGCTTCTAATTTTAGTTTAGGGGTAAATTTATTCTTCGAACTAAATAAAAAGTTAAGCAGACTAATGGCTCCTTTTAAGGAATATAATGTTGATATGGAAGAGATACACCATACTCACAAATTAGATTCGCCAAGTGGAACTGCAATTACTTTAGCCGAAGGAATTATTGAGAATCATCCTGAAAAGGAAAAATGGATTGAAGCCACAAGCATGAAGAAAGACGAAGTAAGTATTCTGGCCAAACGCCATGGTGCTGTTCCGGGGACTCATGCCGTTACCTGGCATTCGGAAGTTGATGAAGTTACTATTCAACATCAGGCTTATAGCCGAAAAGGCTTTGCCTTAGGAGCTGTTTTAGCTGCCGAATTTATGCCTAAAAAAGAAGGTTTTTATGGTATGAATGATCTTTTACAACTATAA
- a CDS encoding C40 family peptidase → MKYGISDLSIIPVRNEAAEKSEMVTQILFGEHFEIIDELENWSKVRLAFDKYEGWVDTKMITEVSESSFNQLDSTIPVVANDTFNLVYQEKDYSNKLIVPGSSFPFCNAHEKSFSIGDKKYFYQGKVSDNSQENHIRDSIIKAALKYFNAPYLWGGRTPYGIDCSGLTQIVYKLNGINLPRDASQQVLVGNSLTFVEEALPGDLAFFDNAEGKITHVGIIWDRHKIIHASGKVRIDNVDHQGIFNVDTKQYSHKLRVIKRIVTSDK, encoded by the coding sequence ATGAAATACGGTATTTCTGATTTAAGTATTATTCCTGTACGAAATGAGGCTGCAGAGAAAAGTGAAATGGTTACGCAAATTTTGTTTGGTGAGCATTTTGAGATTATTGATGAGCTTGAAAATTGGAGTAAGGTTCGGCTTGCATTCGATAAATATGAGGGGTGGGTTGATACAAAAATGATTACTGAAGTTTCAGAGTCTTCATTCAATCAGCTAGATAGTACAATACCTGTTGTAGCTAATGATACTTTCAATTTGGTATATCAGGAAAAGGATTATTCCAATAAGTTAATTGTTCCGGGAAGCTCTTTCCCATTTTGTAATGCTCATGAAAAATCGTTTAGCATAGGCGATAAAAAATATTTTTATCAGGGAAAAGTTAGCGATAATTCACAGGAAAATCATATTCGCGATTCTATTATTAAAGCGGCATTAAAATATTTTAATGCTCCTTATTTGTGGGGAGGACGAACTCCTTATGGTATCGATTGTTCCGGATTAACTCAAATTGTTTATAAACTAAATGGAATAAATTTACCACGAGATGCCAGTCAGCAGGTTTTAGTTGGTAATTCTTTAACTTTTGTGGAGGAAGCATTGCCAGGCGATTTGGCTTTTTTCGATAATGCAGAAGGAAAAATTACTCATGTGGGAATTATTTGGGATAGGCACAAAATTATTCATGCTTCAGGAAAAGTTCGTATCGATAATGTCGATCATCAGGGAATATTTAATGTTGATACCAAACAATATTCGCACAAACTTAGAGTAATCAAGAGAATTGTTACAAGCGATAAATAG
- the rpmI gene encoding 50S ribosomal protein L35: MPKMKTNCSAKKRFTLTASGKIKRKHAFKSHILTKKSTKRKRNLTYFGTVDKADQKNVKLMLNML, from the coding sequence ATGCCTAAGATGAAAACAAATTGCAGCGCAAAGAAAAGATTTACTTTGACTGCATCTGGAAAAATCAAAAGAAAGCACGCTTTTAAAAGTCATATTTTGACTAAAAAAAGCACTAAAAGGAAGAGAAATCTTACCTATTTTGGAACTGTTGATAAAGCAGACCAGAAAAACGTTAAGTTAATGCTTAACATGTTGTAA
- the lepB gene encoding signal peptidase I, with amino-acid sequence MKDILRNKWFKFSVALIIALLMIIWIGNFLLLIGLPILFDVYISKKVHWAFWKKKGVKKQSTAVEWIDAIIFAVVAATIIRMFFIEAYTIPTSSMEKSLLVGDYLFVSKVAYGPKIPNTPLSFPFAHHTMPGTTKTKSYLEWINWPYKRLAGITEIKRNDVVVFNFPAGDTIIVGQENPDYYSRIRGIANSVKTSDMQKGRQLQNDEVYKKMARKYLAENNEIRSRPVDKRENYIKRCVAMPGDTISSIDGQVYINGKKQDKIEEMQFRYQLRTNGSLINPRKLDEMNITKSEIGQSGSIYEMPLSEAKAAKLGKLSNVSSIVKMTYNVGAPEDVFPFSDNYNWNRDNFGPLVIPKKGQTVKLSLESLPLYERVINAYEENSLSVKDSIIYINGKPADTYTFKMNYYWMMGDNRHMSADSRYWGYVPEDHVVGKASFIWLSLDKDKSAFEKIRWNRIFKWIH; translated from the coding sequence ATGAAAGACATATTAAGAAACAAATGGTTTAAGTTTTCAGTTGCATTAATTATAGCATTACTGATGATAATCTGGATTGGTAACTTTCTATTGCTAATAGGATTACCAATATTATTTGATGTTTACATTAGCAAAAAAGTACACTGGGCTTTTTGGAAGAAAAAAGGAGTTAAAAAACAAAGTACGGCTGTTGAATGGATTGATGCAATTATTTTTGCCGTAGTTGCTGCTACAATAATAAGAATGTTTTTTATTGAGGCTTACACAATTCCAACCTCGTCGATGGAAAAATCGCTACTTGTTGGCGATTACCTTTTTGTTAGTAAAGTTGCTTACGGACCGAAAATACCTAACACTCCCCTTTCGTTTCCCTTTGCACATCATACAATGCCGGGCACTACGAAAACAAAATCGTACTTGGAATGGATAAATTGGCCTTATAAAAGACTAGCTGGTATCACCGAAATTAAAAGAAACGATGTTGTGGTATTTAATTTCCCTGCTGGCGATACAATAATTGTTGGTCAGGAAAATCCCGATTACTACTCACGAATTAGAGGAATTGCTAACTCGGTAAAAACTTCGGACATGCAAAAAGGTCGCCAACTGCAAAACGACGAAGTGTACAAAAAAATGGCCAGAAAATATTTGGCTGAAAATAATGAAATTAGATCGAGACCAGTTGATAAAAGAGAAAATTATATTAAGCGTTGTGTAGCTATGCCAGGCGACACAATTTCCAGTATCGATGGTCAGGTTTACATAAATGGTAAAAAGCAGGATAAAATTGAGGAAATGCAATTCAGATACCAGCTTAGAACTAACGGAAGTCTCATTAATCCACGAAAGTTAGATGAGATGAATATCACAAAATCCGAAATCGGACAGAGTGGTTCGATCTATGAAATGCCATTATCGGAAGCTAAAGCTGCAAAATTAGGAAAACTAAGCAATGTATCATCTATTGTTAAAATGACTTATAATGTTGGGGCTCCCGAAGATGTTTTCCCTTTTAGCGATAATTACAATTGGAACCGAGATAACTTTGGACCTTTGGTAATTCCTAAAAAAGGACAAACTGTTAAGCTTAGTTTAGAAAGCTTACCTTTATACGAAAGAGTAATTAATGCTTACGAAGAAAATTCTTTATCGGTAAAAGATTCTATCATTTATATTAACGGCAAACCAGCCGATACATATACTTTTAAAATGAACTATTACTGGATGATGGGCGATAATCGTCACATGTCTGCAGATTCACGTTACTGGGGATATGTACCAGAAGATCATGTGGTAGGAAAAGCTTCATTTATATGGCTTTCGCTTGATAAAGACAAAAGTGCTTTCGAAAAAATTAGATGGAACAGAATTTTTAAATGGATTCACTAA